GGTGCCGATTTCGGGGGCGCCAAATGCCTACTCCCCGCGGCAACTTGCGTATGCAGCCTGTTTACCACTGCTTCCGCATCCTGATCCTATGAAACCCAACATCACCCATAACGAAGAAGAGCAGACGTTTTACGCCTCCACCCAGGGCTACGAATCGGAGCTGGCCTACAGCCGTCCCAGCGACACCGTCATTGATTTTACCCACACGTTCGTGGACGAAAATCTGCGCGGGCAAGGCGTGGGAGAGGCGCTGGCCGTGGCCGGGCTGCAATACGCCCGCGACCAGCAGTTACGCATCAAAACCAGCTGTGCCTTTATGCAAGCCTACGTGCAGCGCCACCCCGAATACCAGAGCATGCAGGCCTAAGCAACCCCCTGGCTGGTAGCGGACTCCCAAAATCGGGTGAGCTGAGCCGCTAGCTAGGCGTTTTGCTGCAGCCAGGCATCGGCGGCATTTTCCGTGGGGAAGTGGCGAAAGGCCAGAGCCGAGGGCGCACCCAGACTCACGGCCTGCGAAGCCAGCCGCGCCATGGGGCTGTGGCTTTCCACAATGGCGCAGTGACTGTAGCCCGCTTCCCGCACGCAGCCCGGAATCCAGTCGGTAGAAAGCCACTGCTGCACGGCCACCGGTATCAGGGGCCGGTTGTGGTGAATGCTCATCGTTTTGCCCGTCCGGAAATGCCTCATGCCCTGCCGAACCTGTAGGTAGGCAGTGCGCAGCTCCTCATCGGTGCCGCCCGCGCTGGTCCAGCGCAGGCGCAGATACCCGGTCGCGTCATAGCTTAGCTGTAGGGCTGGGTTGGCAAAGTAGAGGGTTTCGCTGGGCGTAAGAATGGGCATAAACATAGGAAGGCAAGCGGCTTTTCACTTCCCCGAAACACGACGATTTCGCC
Above is a genomic segment from Hymenobacter cellulosivorans containing:
- a CDS encoding GNAT family N-acetyltransferase, translating into MKPNITHNEEEQTFYASTQGYESELAYSRPSDTVIDFTHTFVDENLRGQGVGEALAVAGLQYARDQQLRIKTSCAFMQAYVQRHPEYQSMQA